The Dehalococcoides mccartyi CG5 genome contains the following window.
TGGTCAGCCTTGGCGGCATCTTCCACTTTTACTTCAAGCAGGGTGCGGCTGGCCGGGTCCATGGTAGTCCTCCAGAGTTGCTCGGCACTCATTTCACCCAGACCTTTATACCGCTGGATATCTACCTTGGTGCTCTTGGTCTGGGCAAGGATAGCCTCTTTTTCAGCATCATTGTATACCCAGTGCTCGGTACTGCCTATTTTTATCTTGTAGAGAGGCGGCTGGGCAATGAATAAATGGCTTTCGGTAATAAGGCGGGGCATATGGCGGAAGAAAAAGGTTAAAAGGAGTGTCCGTATATGAGAGCCGTCCACATCAGCATCTGTCATGAGTACCAGACGGTTGTAGCGCAGTTTAGAGGGGTCAAAATCATTATCTATACCGGCTGCCAGAGCGGTGATGATGGCCCTGATTTCTTCGTGAGCCAGCATCTTGTCAGGTGAAGCCTTTTCTACGTTCAAAATTTTACCCCGTAACGGGAGTATGGCCTGAAAGCGGCGGTTTCGGCCCTGTTTGGCTGAACCACCGGCTGAATCACCCTCTACCAGAAACAGTTCGCACAGCGAAGCATCACGCTCTGAGCAGTCTGCCAGCTTGCCAGGCAGGGTGCCTGTATCCAGAGCACTCTTGCGGATAATCAGGTCACGGGCCTTGCGGGCGGCTTCACGGGCCTTGGCGGCGGTTATACATTTTTCTAATATGCGTTTGGTATCATCCGGATGTTCTTCCAGATAAAGGGAAAGCTGTTCGGCAACGGCACTTTCCACAAAACTCTTTATTTCAATATTGCCCAGCTTGCCCTTGGTCTGTCCCTCAAACTGGGGTTCGGGCAGTTTGACGCTGACGATGGCTACGATGCCTTCACGTACGTCATCACCCATCAGGTTCGGGTCGGTGTCTTTAAGAAATTTGGACTTGTGGGCGTAGTCATTAAAAGCCCGGGTCAGGGCGGAACGAAAACCGGTCAGGTGGGTACCGCCGTCTACGGTATTTACACAGTTGGCAAAGGTAAGGGTGGAATCCGAGTAGCCGTCATTGTACTGGATAGCTACTTCCAGAATAGTGCTGTCGGATTTTTTGGTTATATAAATAGGCTGGCGGTGGCGTACTTCGCGGTTGCGGTTTAGATGGCGTACAAAGCCGGTAATACCACCCTCAAAGTAATAAGTACGTTCCTGATCAGATTTTTCGTCGTAAATATATACCTCAAGCCCCTTGTTGAGATAGGCTATCTCCCGCAGGCGGTCAGTCAGGGTTTCAAAGTCATATTCCGTGGTGGAAAATATTTGTGAATCAGCCATGAATATAGTGGTGGTACCGGAACCTTCTGATACTCCCACTTCTTCCAGCGGGGTGCTGGGCTTGCCGCGCAGGTAGCTTTGCTGGTAAATTTTGCCGTTGCGCCTGACCTTGACTGTAGTCCATTCGGACAGAGCGTTTACCACTGAAGCACCCACACCATGCAGACCGCCGGATACCTGATAGGTCTTGCCGCCGAATTTGGCACCGGCATGCAGGACGGTCATAACCGTTTCAAGGGCGGAAATCTTGGTAGTAGAGTGAATGTCTACCGGGATACCGCGGCCGTTATCCTCAACGCTGACACTGCCGTCTTTAAACATTATGACCTTAATCCGGTCACATACCCCGGCCATGGCTTCATCTACGCTGTTATAAACAATTTCATAAACCAGGTGATGCAACCCCCGCTGGTCTGTAGAGCCGATATACATGCCCGGCCTTTTGCGGACAGCGGCCAGACCTTCCAGTACCTGGATATCACTGGCTGTATAGGTTTCTGAATTGGCACCCGGTTTGGCTTTATTTGCATCTAACATAATTTCATTTCATCCTGCGGCTTAAAATATATAAATGATAAGAGGCTGAGACAAAGGCTCTTTAAAAAGAGACAAAAAAAGAGAGGTTTCAGAGGTAGATTTTGACAGA
Protein-coding sequences here:
- the gyrB gene encoding DNA topoisomerase (ATP-hydrolyzing) subunit B translates to MLDANKAKPGANSETYTASDIQVLEGLAAVRKRPGMYIGSTDQRGLHHLVYEIVYNSVDEAMAGVCDRIKVIMFKDGSVSVEDNGRGIPVDIHSTTKISALETVMTVLHAGAKFGGKTYQVSGGLHGVGASVVNALSEWTTVKVRRNGKIYQQSYLRGKPSTPLEEVGVSEGSGTTTIFMADSQIFSTTEYDFETLTDRLREIAYLNKGLEVYIYDEKSDQERTYYFEGGITGFVRHLNRNREVRHRQPIYITKKSDSTILEVAIQYNDGYSDSTLTFANCVNTVDGGTHLTGFRSALTRAFNDYAHKSKFLKDTDPNLMGDDVREGIVAIVSVKLPEPQFEGQTKGKLGNIEIKSFVESAVAEQLSLYLEEHPDDTKRILEKCITAAKAREAARKARDLIIRKSALDTGTLPGKLADCSERDASLCELFLVEGDSAGGSAKQGRNRRFQAILPLRGKILNVEKASPDKMLAHEEIRAIITALAAGIDNDFDPSKLRYNRLVLMTDADVDGSHIRTLLLTFFFRHMPRLITESHLFIAQPPLYKIKIGSTEHWVYNDAEKEAILAQTKSTKVDIQRYKGLGEMSAEQLWRTTMDPASRTLLEVKVEDAAKADQIFNLLMGGEVAPRKAFIQSHSRTVKNLDI